Part of the Thermofilaceae archaeon genome, AAAGTTCATGCAAATCCATAGAAAAGATCTGGGAGATAAATCATTTAGAACCTTTAAATCTTGCTACTAAAAATATGTGGCTCTTATATCTAACTCCAATTGGTATTACTATGACTAAAAATTCCTATTTAATCTTTCTTTCCTAATATTAGTAAAATTTAGGCAAGTTATATAATGGTTAATACCGATTCTTTAAGGTATTTGTAATATTCCAGTAGGGGATGATAATGTATTAAATATATTGCCGGTTAGGATTAGCACTATATGGTATGTTATGGAGCTTATAACTAATAATACACCTATAAAGTATAGGCTAACATATAGAGACTTGCCATATGCCAAAGTTATTGCAATTCCATTAGCAAAACTTAAAACCATAATAATAATTAGAAATATTCTAGAGATAAAGCCCAAATCTATTTGAGAAAAACTAAACACTGTTGATACGTTTTGAGTAGCAAATATGTTATCTAACATGCCGACTATGGATATTAAAGCCGCTGATACTCCAGCTGAAGCGGTTTGGAGAGCGTATATAGAAGTCTCAAATGCCCTTCCATTCTGTTCTTTTCTAGCCCTTATATTTAGAATTGAATCTCCTATCTTGCTAAGAATTTCTCCTACTACTAAAATATTTCCGCCCATACTTATGGTTTCATAAAGCGCCTTACTTAGCATTGTTACTAGCACACTCTTACTTTCTTCTCCCATTATTCTGAACACCTTTTCCTTATTTACACCTAAGGTTAATCTATTTACAGCACTCTTAACTAGAGGTCTCGCATCTCCTAAATCCCCTCTTAATACAGATAATAAGGACTCCTTTAAATTACTTATTATAGCATAATTTCTTGAAAAATATTTAACAAATAATAAGAAATATCTCTCTGTATTATTTATTTTATTCTCGGATATTCTATATATTAGCCCAACAAGTATTAAAGCAATGCCTAAAACTATTAACGTGATATAATTAGTAAATAATACTGCAAATATAATTGTTAGCATTATTAACATGGTTAAAATTAACTTATCCCTAATATTATATCTTATATAATTCTCTGGCCTATATAACAAATACATAACTAACGTTAGATTGCCAAGTAAGAAAAAAGCTAGTAGGGATAATTGTATTATTAACTCAGATCCACCATTATATACTAGTGAAAGAATAGTTATATCAGCTATTAAAAAAGTGAGAGAACTATTTAAGGTAGCATAGACTGTTAAGAAGTTATTCATTGATTCTATCAGTCTTGCTGAGGCTGCATTATATTCTGAAAGCGAAAAATCTATTTCCCTAGTCAAAAACTCCATCATATTATCACCAAAAGTTACTGCTTGTGATAATCTTATTAAAAACTCTTTTAAATATTTTATATTTAAATTTTTTACAGTATAAGATATAGCTGAAGAAAATTTATATCTATAGTTTGAAATTAAATTCTTGATCTTCTTGATAAATTTAGTATATGGTTCAAAAGAATCTTCTTTAGCTAGATGTAGTATTACAACTTCTGGTGGAATCCCAGAAGAGAATAAGGCAAGCATAAAGGCAAGCATAAAAATGTATTTAGAATCTACTTCACTCCGTTTATTAATTAGTCCTAACATATCTAACAGCCTCTTCCAATCCAATTTGTCTAGCCATCAAAATATTTGCCCATACATCAAAGTAGTTAAATACTTTCTTATCAGCTAAGCTCTTAAGGAATTCTGCTCTTAAATTTAATTCATCATATAATAATCCTATATTTCTTCTACTTATTCCTCTTCTTACTGCAACCTTATTTTCGATCAAATAGGAAGCACCTCTTCCTGCAAAAATTATCTTATCCTCTACTGGATCATATGTAAATGAAGGTATATAGACTACGTCATTTGTAACCGGATCTATATCAATTATCTCATCAACCTCCACTACTCTTCTTATTAGGTTCCCTTTTTTGTCATATAAAGCCGTTTGAAACAATGCAATATTTAAATTATTAATATAACTCTTTGGGACTTCTATAGGATATCCAGTAAGCCTTTGAACCAGAGTTCTTATATTTGCTGCATGAAATGTAGCCATTACAGAGTGACCAGTTTGCATAGCTTGGAATGCCACATTACCTTCCTTATCTCTTATCTCTCCAACAAGTATATAGTTTGGTCTTTGTCTTAAGGCTGCCTTAAGTAAATCAAATAACTTTATAGTCCCTTCTCCACCCGTCTCTCTAGTTACTTCAGCCACCCAATTAGAGTGAGGGACTGTTAATTCTGGGGTATCTTCTATAGTAACTATCTTTAAATTAGGTGGTATAAATGCAGTAATTGCATTAAGGGTAGTAGTCTTTCCGGAAGCAGTTTCGCCACATACAAATAAATTCATCCCCTCATCTAGCATCATCCAAATATATGCAGCTAAAAGAGGAGATATAGTGTTAAAAGATATCAATTGCGTTATACTAATAGGAACTTTAGTAAACTTTCTTATTGTTAAGTTAGAGCCCCTTCTACTTATATCAATACCATATACAAAATTAACTCTTGAACCATCTGGTAAACTAGCATCTACTATCGGTCTATTATGTGATACTGGTCTATACGTTTTTTCACTTAAAGAAATTATTAGATCGTCTAATTCTTCTTCTCTCTCTATTGAAATTGAAGTTCTCATGGGGCCAAAAATCTTATGCACTATGTAAACGTGACCTAAGCCCGGTACAGAAATATCCTCGATATAGGGATCTCTAATTAATGGCTCTAAAATACTAGAATAAAGCTTATCCCTAATAAAATGATAGATTGCATATTCTTTTTTGACTGTTAATTTAACCTTTGAAAGGATTTTATCTAACATTTTTTTCATAAATTTCTCCTTCTCTTCAATACTCAATGGAGGTTCTATGTTTCCAATAACTCTGGCGAATTTCTCCTCAATTTCGTCCATCTCCTTAGACGTAGGTCTTGGAGGTTCGATCACTATGTATTGAGCGTAACCATCTTTAGTCTTTGAGCTCTGAACATGAACATAAATATAATCGTCTACCTTATAGATCGCATTATAATCTTTACTACCTTTCAGAATATTTGGATTGTCTATCATGTTAGGTTTTTCTGATAATTTAGCAATATAATCTTCAAGAAATCCCATTTTTCAAGCCCTCGATAAAGATAATGGAACCACTTTAATCCCTAATGCCGGATCTACATCAAATGAGATCGCATCAGATCCTTGTATTCCACCTATAGTCTTAATTCTTTCTAAAACCTTTACCCTCCGTCCACCTATAGTAGCTGACGAAAGCTTAAAATAAACATCAACCATACTTATAATTCTACTCTTTACATCATCACTAAATACGTCAGGATGAACTGTGAAAAGTATTAATTTACCTAAGTCTACCAATACCCTCATTTCTTTCATGAACTGTAAAATCTGCTTTTCATCTGCAAATGTAGCAATTATTGAAAGACTATCAATAACTAGAAAGTCCATATTCCTCCTCTTTACGAAATTTACAATAAGTTCAAGAATCTTATTTGCAAGTGAGGAATTCCAGTTAAACTTAGTAGTGTTTAATGGGGCAATACCAAATGTACCTCTTATAAAATAAGGTATTAGATTTATTTTAACATCTCTCATCTTCTTCAAATAGTCCTTACTAGTTTGCTCCGTAGTAATAACATAACCCTTCTTATTAGATATCAAAAATCCAAACATTATTTGTGCAGATAATACACTTTTACCAGTCCCATGATCACCTTCTAATATTATTAAGGCAGGAAATGGTATCCCAGTTAACCTCCTATCTAACTCTTCATTACCAGTCTTTATTATCATAACGCACCACTCCATACTGCTTTTGGTCCATAATTACTTGCAATAACAATAGTAGCCTGAGTATTAGGATATGGTGGATACGGTAAATTAATAATAAAAGTTCCAACAGTATTTGGATTAATTACTATTGATTGTGAAATCCATGTATATGGACCTAAAGTATTACTATAATTATACCGTGATAACAAAAGTGTAGGTACATTACTAATATTTGCATAATATTTTACTATCACATCAAAATATTTAAATGCGTATAATGTTGTAGAACCATTGTTACTTATTGTAACATAAAGTAGATTTCCAGAAAGGTATATATCCTTAACATATATAACAGTATTTAGTTGATTCAATTCAATCTTTTGCTTTAACTCCTCTGCGCTAGTTAAAACTTGTTGACCTCTTATATACGTTCCTAGGCTAATCATAGCTAAGGAAATTGAAATGAAAATTAGTAACGTGTATGCCATTACTTGAGCTACAGCTATGTTAACTCACCCCAAAAACATAGCTAGTTGAATACCCATTAGAAGTAACAAATTGAATCATATAATATTGTGAGGTGGATAGAGGAGTTGAGAGATATATGGTAATTTCAGCTACTGATCCAGGGTACAGTACATTAGTACTGACTACCCAATATGGTGGAGTCCCAGTATCATAACCTATTTGTTGCAAATTACCTTGAGGACCGAAGTAAAGTATACTGTTTTTCAGATTAAAAATAGTAGTCTCTCCTATGTTATGTAAGTATATAACCACAGTAGTAGGACTAGTATTTGTAGCATAGTCTATTTGAAGATTTGTAAGTAATTTTTGTGATTGAAAAGTAGCATATGAGGCCATGCTAGTAGAAATGGAGGATACTACGGAAAAAACTATACCAACCAATATTCCTATCAAAGTGATTGTAGCTATTAACATTATAGACTCACTAATCACTTCACTGGTCATTTTTACCAGCCTCCAATACTAGTAAATACTTTTTCATTTCAGCTGTAGCAGAAGAGTAACTTTCTGCTACGTTCATTGCAATGGAAGCCAAATCTTTCGCCCTTATCTTACCATTATTTGTCCTTATGTATGATTGTATCTTAATTATAATGTACATATCATCAGCAGAAATATAACCTAGATTATATAACGAAGTTATTTTAGCATCATCATACTCCAAAACTTCTAACAACACACAATTAC contains:
- a CDS encoding type II secretion system F family protein, coding for MDWKRLLDMLGLINKRSEVDSKYIFMLAFMLALFSSGIPPEVVILHLAKEDSFEPYTKFIKKIKNLISNYRYKFSSAISYTVKNLNIKYLKEFLIRLSQAVTFGDNMMEFLTREIDFSLSEYNAASARLIESMNNFLTVYATLNSSLTFLIADITILSLVYNGGSELIIQLSLLAFFLLGNLTLVMYLLYRPENYIRYNIRDKLILTMLIMLTIIFAVLFTNYITLIVLGIALILVGLIYRISENKINNTERYFLLFVKYFSRNYAIISNLKESLLSVLRGDLGDARPLVKSAVNRLTLGVNKEKVFRIMGEESKSVLVTMLSKALYETISMGGNILVVGEILSKIGDSILNIRARKEQNGRAFETSIYALQTASAGVSAALISIVGMLDNIFATQNVSTVFSFSQIDLGFISRIFLIIIMVLSFANGIAITLAYGKSLYVSLYFIGVLLVISSITYHIVLILTGNIFNTLSSPTGILQIP
- a CDS encoding ATPase domain-containing protein, whose translation is MIIKTGNEELDRRLTGIPFPALIILEGDHGTGKSVLSAQIMFGFLISNKKGYVITTEQTSKDYLKKMRDVKINLIPYFIRGTFGIAPLNTTKFNWNSSLANKILELIVNFVKRRNMDFLVIDSLSIIATFADEKQILQFMKEMRVLVDLGKLILFTVHPDVFSDDVKSRIISMVDVYFKLSSATIGGRRVKVLERIKTIGGIQGSDAISFDVDPALGIKVVPLSLSRA
- a CDS encoding type II/IV secretion system ATPase subunit is translated as MGFLEDYIAKLSEKPNMIDNPNILKGSKDYNAIYKVDDYIYVHVQSSKTKDGYAQYIVIEPPRPTSKEMDEIEEKFARVIGNIEPPLSIEEKEKFMKKMLDKILSKVKLTVKKEYAIYHFIRDKLYSSILEPLIRDPYIEDISVPGLGHVYIVHKIFGPMRTSISIEREEELDDLIISLSEKTYRPVSHNRPIVDASLPDGSRVNFVYGIDISRRGSNLTIRKFTKVPISITQLISFNTISPLLAAYIWMMLDEGMNLFVCGETASGKTTTLNAITAFIPPNLKIVTIEDTPELTVPHSNWVAEVTRETGGEGTIKLFDLLKAALRQRPNYILVGEIRDKEGNVAFQAMQTGHSVMATFHAANIRTLVQRLTGYPIEVPKSYINNLNIALFQTALYDKKGNLIRRVVEVDEIIDIDPVTNDVVYIPSFTYDPVEDKIIFAGRGASYLIENKVAVRRGISRRNIGLLYDELNLRAEFLKSLADKKVFNYFDVWANILMARQIGLEEAVRYVRTN